One window from the genome of Bufo bufo chromosome 4, aBufBuf1.1, whole genome shotgun sequence encodes:
- the RNF146 gene encoding E3 ubiquitin-protein ligase RNF146, whose translation MAGCGEITHTTNMLPSNKKLGEACSNGAPSLAVPECAICLQTCVHPVSLPCKHIFCYLCVKGASWLGRRCALCRQEIPEDFLEKPTLLSPEELKSASRGNGEYAWYYEGRNGWWQYDERTSRELEDAFTKGKKSTEMLIAGFLYVADLENMVQYRRNEHGRRRKMKRDIVDIPKKGVAGLRLDCDAANVSPARESSADGADNIATLGASSAQTIAVLPARPHIVLGSQTANPPLPHSDGSTSLDNVFSQLQIGDLAADRNNIGEGEEGLLQPASRVPPADAIVSDPESDDGSSQEILSVQQNVFLQQRHTVIGAAQPPPDRPVAAANGLQSTVVRSRRPDGQCTVTEV comes from the coding sequence ATGGCTGGATGTGGTGAAATTACCCACACTACAAACATGTTGCCCTCAAATAAGAAGCTTGGAGAAGCTTGCTCCAACGGCGCTCCAAGCCTTGCAGTCCCTGAATGTGCTATATGCCTACAAACCTGTGTACACCCAGTCAGTCTTCCTTGCAAGCACATCTTCTGTTACCTGTGTGTGAAAGGAGCTTCGTGGCTTGGAAGGCGATGTGCACTTTGTAGACAAGAGATCCCTGAGGACTTCCTAGAGAAACCAACTCTACTTTCTCCTGAAGAACTAAAGTCTGCCAGCAGAGGGAATGGGGAGTATGCCTGGTACTACGAAGGAAGAAATGGTTGGTGGCAATATGACGAGAGGACGAGCAGAGAGCTTGAAGATGCCTTCACAAAGGGCAAAAAGAGCACTGAGATGCTTATCGCTGGCTTTCTTTACGTAGCTGACCTAGAGAACATGGTCCAGTACAGACGAAATGAGCATGGACGACGCAGGAAGATGAAACGGGATATCGTAGATATACCGAAAAAAGGTGTGGCTGGCTTAAGACTAGACTGTGATGCAGCTAACGTAAGTCCTGCAAGGGAAAGCTCAGCAGATGGTGCCGACAACATCGCAACGCTTGGAGCTTCATCGGCCCAAACTATTGCCGTTTTACCTGCCAGACCTCACATAGTCCTTGGTAGCCAGACTGCAAATCCCCCACTTCCACATAGTGATGGGAGCACTTCCCTTGATAATGTATTCTCCCAGCTTCAGATTGGAGACCTTGCTGCAGATAGAAATAATATTGGGGAAGGTGAGGAAGGACTGCTGCAGCCTGCAAGTAGAGTGCCACCCGCTGATGCCATTGTCAGTGACCCTGAATCAGATGACGGCAGCAGCCAGGAGATTCTTTCAGTGCAACAGAATGTATTTCTTCAGCAGAGACACACAGTAATAGGGGCTGCCCAGCCACCACCAGATCGCCCCGTTGCAGCAGCAAACGGTTTGCAGAGTACCGTTGTACGGTCTAGAAGACCCGATGGACAGTGCACGGTGACCGAAGTCTAA